In Anopheles arabiensis isolate DONGOLA chromosome 2, AaraD3, whole genome shotgun sequence, the genomic window TTGGACACCAGCGTCGGAAATGGTTCGCAATACTCTAGCAAAGCGTCGCTGCTGATCCCACCCAACACGCCCGTGCTTAGCTCGAGACCGCTGTCGGCCTCGTCCATCTGTTCCTACTCGTCCAGCACCAGTTCGTCCGGCTCGGAGCACCATCTGCCCGGTGGCAAGGGCAGTGCGCCCGGCTCCTATCAGGCCAGCGTGGAAAGTCTGGCCGATCACAGCGAACCCGAGCAGCACGGTGGTAACCTGCTGCTCCTGCGACACTGCGATGCAACTGAGCTGGCGCCGGGCACTGGTCCCGTCATCGGTATGACGATGTGCGAACGGGCCGTGCGGGAAATTATCGATTCCGAGAGCAGCTACGTGAAGGATCTGGGTCAGGTTATTAGAGGGTAAGTTTTGAGCATAGAGAAACACACACCCGGAAACACACCCGGTTACAACTGATCTCTCGCCGTTTGCAGCTATCTGGAGGATTGGAAAGAACGGGCCTGCCTGAAGCACGATCAGCTAAAGGTGTTGTTTAGCAACATTCAGGAAGTGTACGATTTCAACTTTAAGCTACTTAACCGACTGCGCGAAGCGAAAGGCGATCCGGTTACTATTTCCAACTGCTTCATCGATCTGCACGCCGAGTTCTGTTGCTACACTACCTACTGGTACGTTTGCTAGCAGCCACCTCCCCCTGCTTGCATTGTGTTGTGCATTATCATTTATCTCACATCAAACACTCacttacaccaccaccacttcctCTCCTTCGCCTTGCAGCACCAGCTATCCGGAAGCCATTTCCCTGCTAACAACGCTGCTGCAAGCGACGCACACGAACGCGCTGCTCGTTTCCACGCAGAAAatgctcaaacacacactcccgCTGGGGTCGTACCTGCTGAAACCGGTGCAACGGATTCTGAAGTATCATCTGCTGCTGGATGTAAGTATGATCAGTGCAGGAATGTGTCGCGGTCGGATTAGTCAGTGCGCGCAGCAAGATTGTGATCTGAAGGTCACGCTTATTGATTGGAGATCGCGGACGCTCGCTCGATTCAATCACTTACGATCATAAATCATTGCCTTTAATGTACTCTACACCGCACCCCTTACTTACCTAGCTCTCGGATCTACAAGAGCAGTTCCCGTTTTCATTTGTCATACTTGGCCAATCGCTCAGTAAAAGTGcacctctatctctctctctcacccttcgatcctttctctttctctgtatAGAATTTGCGCAAACACTGCAGCGACCAGCAAGTGGCATTGGCGCACGAGCTAATGAAGAAAGTCGCACACAACATCGATCAGGTGAAGACGAAGCTGGACCAGGCGCGGCTAGTGAAGGAGCTGGCGGGCATACTGGACGGTTGGCTCGGCCCGGACCTGTCCGTGTTGGGCGATCTGCTGCACGAGGGTCGTCTGCTGGAGCACAGCAAGCCGCGCATTGTGCTGCTCTTCCAAACCATGCTCATCATCGCGAAGCCAAAGGAGGACAAAAGGCTACAGTTTCGCGCTTACATACCGGTAGGTTCATTTAACCACGAAtcattccccccccctctcacgcacacacacatacacaagctCACCTCTTTCCGTTTGTTTGATTATGCAGTGCAAGAATTTAATGCTGGTCGAGCATCTTCCGGGCGAGCCGGTCTGCTTCCGCGTGATCCCGTTCGACGATCCCAAGGGGGCGCTCCAGCTTACGGCGCGCAATCGCGAGGAGAAGCGCATTTGGACGCAGCAGATTAAGAAAGCGATGCTGCAGCACTACTCCGACATACCGACGAGGGCGATGGAGTTGGTCCTGCAGCTCGGCGACGAAGATGGTTGGTAGCCGAAAGCCGAAATGGGTTTTCCCCCGTTGCCCATCCATAGATTTcatgtttctttctttcgcagAACGCTTTACAGATAAGCAGTACTGGAAGAGGCCAGCGAACAATTCGCCCATCCCGGAGTACCTCGAACGTCGGCAGCAGTTTCGCCGCAGCGAGATGCGGATGCGATCGAAGAAGAATCTGCTCAAGAAGGATGCTAGTGCTGCTGCAGTTCCACCGTCGGTCAATGGCCTGTCCGGGCCCTCGTTCCGATCGTACTCGAGCGACTTGGAAAGTGTCCCCCCTGCCGTGTCATCCTCCAATCAGCGCCACGAATCACCATCCAACGAGGACTGCAAGTGTGATGCGGTAAAGCGTCAACTGCAAGAGGAGATCATCAATCGTCCAGCAAAAGACGCAACAACGACGGCCGGCTCAAAGAcctccccaccaccaccaaaacccGCTCGCAGTCGATCGGAAACGCGATGCGGACCGGCCGATGATGAGGAAGAGCGGCTGCTAAAGTCTTTGTACGAGCGAAGAAAGCTTTCGGCGCCCACAAAGCGCGGAGCAAAGATGAAGGAAAGCTTTGCTAGCATTCGCTCGTACAACAGCACCATGATACCGAAGCGTATCAGCGACATACGGAAGCGTCGACCGAAGACACTAACAAGCAGTTCCACGTTCTACACGGATCTGGAGATAAGCAGCGAAACGAATGCGACGACGGATCACGAAACCGCCGACCCATCGATCGGCGATCGTGCCACGAGCGATGAGACGGTGGTGCAAACTGTCACAACGGCGATGGAACAAGATTGCCAAACGGCTGCCGGCAGAGTGGAATCGTCGGCCGGTGGCGATGGTAGCGGTAGTATGGAACCGAAGAAGGATTGCGAAATCATCTCGCAGCTCATTCTGGATGTGGAGCAGTTCAATAAGGTTTTAAACAAACCGGTTACGAAGAAGAAGTCGTTCGATGCTTCTAGCTGCAGTCGTCCGACGGCATTGCTCAGTTCGCAACGCAAACCCGAACCGCCGAGTACGGAGCCGCCCTGTGATGAAGATGACGATGGGGGTGCGCAGGACGAAGAAAGCAAATTGCAAACGTCCACTGTCACCCTTTCCGGGTCGGACGAAGCAGAACCGATCTACGAATCGTTGCTGCGTAACGTGCACGTACCGTACAAGTACGCTCCACCCTCGTTGGCAAGGCATTCGCTGCCCTGCGGCGAGGGTGgctgctccagcagcagcaattcaGGTACGGGTTCGTGTCCGAAACTTCTGGCCGACGATCTGGCCATTCGAAGAACTCGCCCCGAGTCGGACTATGTCACCCTGGCTTATTCGGAACTGGGTCTGCTGGAAGGTATTGCTGCGGAGGATGCGAGAAGTTTGCAGGTGAAATCTAGCAGCCAGCACATAACGCCACAGCTACTGCGTAACAGCGATACCAACATCAGTTACCATCGCGACAACAACGGACAGCAGGGCAAAGAATCCGACGACGATGTGGAAAAGCTTGcgatgcatcatcatcatcatcaaccacCGACCTCACCGTCATCGGGCGGTGATCTTAGTGCACAGGGGAGCGAGAAGGTCACTGTTGTTATGAAGCAGTCTTTTCTCGAGCGACAGGGAAGCTTGAGCATGAAGAATACGGCACAGAAAAGTATTTTGCAACGATTTATCTCCCTGCACTCGACGTCCTCATCGACCGGCGGTGGCACAATGGGCAGTGAGGGTAATCTGTTGCTACATTCGCTTCAGCGCAAACTGTCCGAACCAAATGGTTCGGGCGGGGCAATCTACAAGCAGGGCAGCATGGACCTTGGCTCACGCATTGCACACCTTGACTATGCCGATCCGAAGACCCTGTTCTTTCCACCCTCGGCACCGTCTAGTGCGTCGTCCGTTACGACGCTTTCGATGGGTGGTAGTGGCCCCACCGTCAACCAGAACGTGCTCATCAACCGTGCATCGATGCAGTCGGCGAATGGTAGTAACGGTAGTAACGATGCGCAACAACGGGACTCGGTGCTGGCATCGAGCTCCTCCAGTGACAGTGTATGCGACGAACACGCCATTCCCGATGGATCATCGatgaacaccaccaccaccatcgcgtacgatgatgacgatgacgaacgTTGCTGCTTCTATGAGCGAACGGTCGAAGAGTGCCTGGAGCATGATTTTCGCGATTCCGCCGTCTACAGTGGTGATGACAACGAtcgtcaacagcagcagcagcgtgtgaATGGTGGTGGCATCGATCACCAGCATCTTTACGAAGCGCTCACGCCCATTGCATCGCCACCGCGTGCCAAGCAACCAGGCGAGCAGGCGGCATCGAACGGTGGTGATTCGGGTGGTGGTCAGCAACGGAATTCGgctgcaccaccaccgatcCCAGCGAAACCGGCACATCTGGGTCTGGTGAAGCGTCCTACTTCGGCTGTGTCAGCTACGACGCCAATGTCGCCAACAAACCCAACAGCCACGACCGGCACAGGAACCAACAACAGTCGTGGCTGGGTGTTACAGCAAGTGCGAAGATTTCAGTGAAGATTTCAAACTAGTATTTTGGTAACCTGTATTACATGTTTTAGTGTaacagctggtggtggtgctgaaaCACGCCCCACgtgtgagaaagagagcatCATAACGCCGTCTCTGTCGCGCGCTCTTTCTCTCGGAAGATGGCCAAAGAAATGTAATTTCGATCAATCTAATTGATGTAAACTGAAAGGGAAACACACCCATTTTTCGCATCGGTCAGTGTGTTGGAACCGATCTTAAAATGCCTTCGTGTTTTAGTACACAATACACGATAGTAAACATATAAGTAGCAAGAATATAGAAGTGCGTCAGGCCGGATCCACATCGCAACACCTAGTTTAGGCAGCaaatgcgtgcgtgtgtgcagttTTGCAATATATTTATCACTGCAGTTTTATCGTCTATTAGAGAAGCCCTTACTAACCATACGGCAGGCAAATTACCCCGCAATATAATAACCGTAGTGTGTAGTAGTAATGTAGTAGTGATTTCCTTTATGGCATGAATTTGCAGAAAACGGCGGAAAGCGGTTTGCCATCTTTAGTGCCTTTTACGGCGGCCTTTTAAACGTGTGCATTCTGAAGAGTTTTatgaaagtttattttttattttaacttattgTATGTTCAAACATCACCCTTATACAGCATTGCCTTCGTGTCTCCGAAGGTGAGCTAGCTATAAAGCGTAGCGCAAAGGAGAAAGTATAGAAAATTTACTAGCTGCaatcaataaaatacaaaGTGGTAGCATTAAATGTGTcttttctttacaatttgtcgAGTGAAAATCATGATGGTCGACCAGAGGGTGTTGTGTTCTCGGAGTTCGGATAActtgaaaaaatcaacatcgtTATGCTTTCGATTAACTAGTTCCAGTAACGTGTATTGCTGGGTAATTTTGTTATTATCATACGATCAATATTATTATCGTGATTATCATTGTTATTATCTCGTAACTTGTTTAATACTATTCTAAACGCGAAAGATTCGTTTTCTCTACTAGTTTCTGATATGGTACTGTATGGTTCGTTTGTTCTTTTTCAAATCGATCTCAAAACTACAGTCGATAATGTAAAGGAGATTAAACATTAATAATCATAAATAGGTTTATGAACAACTAAAATACCCAACAAAATGTGCGTGGTTTGCAATGTGACTCCCATAGATCGCCTGACCGCTAAAAGAGGGTTGCAGTATGTAAGCAGCAAAGTGAGAAGATTGCCTTTGCTTTACATAAAATTAGCAGAACAACGTTCCCATTGCGCTTCAACGTTGGCGAGTTGGCATTGCCCGCCAGCTTGTATGGGGGAGGTTTGGGGCGCATGTACATGTTGCCAATGTGGGGGCTGCCCTCGCGATAGAAGCTATCGGTCGGACTGGAATGGAATGGTAAACACGGTAAATGAATGCACCTGTCGTTGTGCCCAAGCTTAATCGCGCTTACCTGATCGAGTGGGTATCATCGAACGGTACGTCGCGCAGACTCTTGAGCTTGATCGTGGACTTGATGTCATCCGGAGAGTAGTGCACCATCTGTACGTTCGGTGCGGCTGGACTGTACTCGGTACGGGAAGATTTTTGCATTCTGTCAAAGAAAGTAGACCAATTTTAAGTGTAAAATTATTACGACAAACAGTCAGAATTGAACAGTTGAAGAAAGTCTCGCTAGTAATCACATTTTTACCTAAGAAAATCAGTGCAAATGTAGAAAacataattgaaataataCTCTGAATCGTCGTCATGCCTGGcgtaaacgaaacaaaaaaaaagaacaaaagaaaaacacataaagCATTAATAAACAACTTAGAAATGCAACATGAAACACGGCCATTTTGccccttctctttctctctctctctccctcctctCTCTTCCTTACAGTTTCTCGTGCTGGAAGCAAAGGATAATGGTGAGACCGCACAGCAGCAGAGCAAATATCATGCCCGGAATGGCAAACGATATGGCAATCTCGTCGCTATAGTTACGCTCCGGCACCTCGGACTTGAGCGGTGCATCCCACTTGTCCGGGAAACTGTGTGGCAGTTGAAAATGCTGATGTTCCTTCCGACCTGCACCATGCTTATGGCTTTCGTTGGGATGATGCGGAAGCGCTTTTATATCATCTTCCGTAGCAACCTGGATAATAGAGAAAGCAACACAATAAAGCATCGGTGGTGACTTGGACACTGCGATTCTGTTCGACTTACCATCCGGAAAGCACACCAGTCCAGCTTGAATCCCGAGTTTTCGAACGTCGTCTGCACGGAGGTTCGTTTGTACGTGCAGGACGATATCTTGTACAGGGGCTTCACTTCTTCCTGCAGTTCCAGCATGCGTTTCGAGAACTCGGCACTGCTGCCAAGGTGTACTACCACCCCTTCCCTTTGCTGCGGACGCAACGGTAACCGTGCACCCAGCTTCACGGCAGAATCCATAAAAATGACGTGCAAATCGGGCCGACTCTCCAGCCACAGATCGTTGCGGAAGATGTTCTTCAGGTTCTCGATGCGTCCCGGATCCATCATGTGCACCCAGTTCAGGTTGTCAATCTTCATCTGGATTACGTGCTTGGCTGGTTGCTTCCGGTGGATGGCAAGCATCAGTATGAGCCGCTTCGTCTCGTACGTCAGCCGGTTCAGGGCAATGATTTCGATCGGCACCCGCGTATCGGCCGTCCGAAGCGGAGGTGTACCGTACAGAAAGCCGGAATGGTACTCGGGGCTGTACATGTAGCGAATCCAGGACGGCAGATCCGGATAGCCTTCAAGCGAAGAACGGTACAGAAACTGCTCGCTCAGCCCTTCGTAAGTCCAGTTGAACATACGCGGCTCGATACGCAGCGAGAAGAGCTCCGACACGGACACATCGTCCGTTTTGTAGGTCGTCTCCTTTCCGAGGGCTAGCGATGCGGTCGTCAGCAgggcagcaaacaacaacaccgtcATCTTGAACATTTTATCCATAGCCGTTTTATAGGTGATTGGCGTCTTCAATGGAAAACGAAACGGGCGACTTTCGATCACTGGCCTGCGATAGCTGCATTCACTGGTATGTTTTCATCATTGTTTCTGAAATAGCAATTCGGTTGAGCCAGTCAACACCAAAACGCCAAACGAAGGTTCTAATTTTTGCCCCTGTTGACACACTGAAAATCAGATGGTAGTTTTGGAGTCAATCGAAGTAACGCATGCGCGTTCAGTCGCACATGATCCCCCCCACCCGCTCGAGGCATTTGGAAAAGGTAATTCTTTTCGCTATGAACTGATTGCagtttataataaataaaaagcttgttttaaaatatgttaagAAACACTACAACAATCTCAATTAATATAATTCATACCACAAAAAATAcgttaaaaacataaatttcaaaGAGAAAGACCAATCGACGAAACATTTCGACGAGCGTTCAAATTTCGTCGACGATGATTGGCTGGGTAAGGTATTGAAGCCTGTGTGTTATACGCGAAGCCCGCCAGCTGACAATTGGTAAACGAACGGAAACGGCGGAAGCAAATCTTCACAGCGTGCGGCATTTGGAAACCAACACGATCGGAGCAGCCAGGCGAACATGGAACCGGCAAACGTTTGTCGCAAAAGGTCACGATTATTTCAGCAGTGGTTCTTATTCCCTCAATTTGTTACATGACCGCATTCCGCTTGTGGCGCGAGTTTTGGAAAATATGGTGAATCTTCGTACAACAATCATGCAAGCAGGAGCGCTAGCTAGCACCTGAAAGTAATGATGTGCCGGGAAAGATACGGGAGTTTGCAGCCGGTTTCCTGAGCAGCAGGAATGTGCTTTTGGCGCGGGAGTTACACGACCAACAGGTAAATATGAATGAAGTGCTGAACTGTAAAGATTTGGTTCTATGTGATGATTATAAAAggcattaattatttttctgaCATCTCTTATGAATCACTCATGATTTGTCTCGCTTTAAACAATCTGAATTCTTTGTTATCCATTCAACAATAATTATCACAGACTGAATTCGATTATTAATCCGCTGGATGTCCTATTTCATTCTATTTCCAGGCACATAGTTGGCACAGCATGAGGAATAGTCGGGACCATCCCTACAACTAAGGTAAGCTTAACTCTGGCATCTGGTATCCGTGCTCCCCATGTGCCTTATCTTCTCTAGCATTGTTCTGCTTGGCTTCCGTGTTGGTTCAGTTGCTTCTACATTTTGTGATGATCAAAACTGGCTTTATATTCTGACACCTCTTATGAATTAACTGTGATTCAGAAAGCTATTTCTACATACTGAATTTACAATTCGATCTTATTAAACGACACGCgttaatgaaaaacatgaaacactACTAAATCGTGATGTTCTCCTCACTTCCTATCCACAGCCAACGGACGATTGACGAGTTTTCCCCTGGAACTATCCATTATCTGTGCCAGTGCTATTAACAAGGTAAGGAAACGGACTTGAATTCATCGCATACTGAGCCTTTGGTTGGAAATGATGATCACTTATGGCAATTACTTTCTGACATCTCTTATGACTTCTTAATGATTCATAATGCTAACATGTTTTACTGaatatggatgaaatttcaaACAGTCTTGCTCTATCTACCTACAAGTATTACATTGTTATTCTTTACTTTTTACAGATCGGCACTCTAGCTGTACTTTACGTACACGCAAGCGAGATATGATGCGCGCGTATCCTGTGTTGCATTCCTCAAACGATCGATGTGCCGGCTCCATATGGAAGTTGCATTATTTTGCAGGATAAAAACAGTGCATTGAAGATATCCCGCGAGATATACGTTTGCTAGAATCATGTTTTGcttgaaacataaaaaaacgcataTTTTACACGACATAACTATCCTTCCctgttgtttgtattttttacagCAAACAGGACATGAAAATATTGAGAACATTGTATTGTACTGCGTTGACGAAAGTTGTGGGAGAGACTGTGTTGGTTACCTGTGAGCGTGGGCGTACTACGAAAGCTATGCTCTGCCGATTGTAGGTTGAGAAGAAACTCACTGCTCATTCTAAATACCGCGCTCGGTCTTTGCGGTAGTCCTCTTCCAGTAGAAAACAAATCTTGCGAAAAGCACAGTGACTTTAGGCTTGAATCTGTTCTTAAGTGCACCTGAAATTTCATCTTTTGCTACAGAATTCAACGACGGTTGCCCGCCTTTACATACTCGGAACATCGAGGGAAGGACACACAAAGTGTGTAACGCTTTTCGAAAAGTGAACTGCGGCCCTCCATCGGCAACATGAAGTGGTCAAAGGTGAATTCACAGaagacacaacaacaaatagTAGCATAATGCTCATAATTCATACAGCAGCTTCCTCGATGTAGCATCATATCTGTGACCAAGATTCTGAATCAGTGGAAAAGCATAGCCTAGCTACCTAACAATGGGATTCAATTTGCTCTAGAAGTTAGGGCGTGTGATGCACAGTTCGATGGCCACTTGTTCGCAGGACTTTTGATCGATCATAGGGCGAAAGAGAGCAATTTCCATACTGCAATAGCGCATGCGTTGTTATTACACCAcactctccttctctcgcACACAAAACCTCCAAAGGCCCAGTTTTTGCTTACGTCCTAAACTCAACCACTCACACACCACACGCGCGGTGCTAGACTCTCCTCGGAAAGGATAAACGGAAGATTTAGCTTTCatacatcatcatcttcatctaGCACATAGTAGTACACCCTTTTCGCCAGCATTCTTCACAGTGTGACCATTCGTCACTGATTGCATTGAAACATCCTTCTCGTGTGATAGTGattgggagtgtgtgtgtgtgtgttggcatgTGTGGTGTCACAACTAAATGTGAACATCGTTGTGGTATTATTCTGGCCCTAGTGTTCGCCAAAGTCGGCAATTAGATGCGGGGAAACAACACGGGACGAACAGTGAGAGAGAACTTTGGTCGTAGCAAGTGATTTCTGATTatgaattgaaaagaaaacaacgtaAAAGCCAACATATGAATCATGTGATACGACACCATCGTTTAAGTGATTAGTTAAATAGTCGAGGACTCTCGTTTGTGTGACACCCAAACCAAACACCCCAAATAGTATGCTAACGTGAGGCTACTGTAAGTGCAGCAATACTGCAATACACTGTCACTTGTTTTCTTGTCGCGTTTTCTAACCATTTGATTGATCTGACGACATCAACACCAGAACCTCCTCCCCGTTTGTCCCATGCATCACACTCGAATAGCCTACAGCACAGGACATATGTAGCGCTAATGATATGCCAGTACGGGCATCTCCATCCATATCTCTCTACCTTGTCGTCtagatgtgtgagtgtgcatcATCTGTGTCCTCTTTCCTTCATTTGTATCGCTCTGCAACTCTCCTCTACCAATTCACCAACTGTCTCTTCATGTATCCTCTTCTCTTATGATTGTATCGTCGTGTTCTGTATGTCTCACTATCTCGTAACCCTAATCGGCAAGGCGGACTATGCACGCTATAACTGTGTGTAAGCGCCACCGCGTGCTGACGTCTCCCGctctaaactaaaaaaaaccctcataTCACATCAGCGCACACCATTGTACTCAAGGAAAGGGACATGCTTACGAACATGCAACATGCTGCCACCTAGTtgctgcacacaaacacaccaaaataGTCAAGGTCGTCAAACACATATTTTGTTCGATAACTGCCCTCCCTGCCTGTGCATCTCTGCAGCAGTGTGTGCATAACAAACAACTATGCTGCACGATGTTACACGATGTGATGGCAAAACACAATATGCTTCAGCACCTCAGtatatttttaagtttttattaCCACCAAACAAGGGGAACCACATTATTTCGTCCAGCCCGCGGCGGGTCTATACCGACACAAATCTagctgattttgttttgttttaacccTGTACACAAAGAAcaatatttgatttgattttttttttatattgctttCACAATTTTGCAATTGTAAAACTATGGATTGCATTTAGAAGATTCACAATTAAAGCAATTAAAACCCAAGCGAAGGCATTAAATGAGCAAATAATTTGACCTAttctttgttttagttttgcaTGGAACCGATAAGTGACCAAATGAATGCGTGAATTGGACTAGAAGCATCGAAACACGGAGATAAGAACGAATCTCAAGACcgaaagtaaaaaaagcaaGCTCTACCAAGAGAGTCGAGTACAAGAAGCCCGCGCGCACCGCCAAAAGGTTCATTATAAGGAGCTAAAGTAGCAGGAAAAcgaggcgtgtgtgtgtgggttgttgGACGGTTGGGCCGATTTTGTGAAAAACAGACCCCTTTATATGGTCACAGActttttaaacataatttgCTGGCTTTTTGAATCCATTCATTAATACCTGGTGAAtataccaaaaccaaaacaaaccgctCAGCTGCTAGTATGGCAGAGAAAGTTGTAAATGAAAAGAATGGCCAGTGTGACAATCTCAGGTAAATATGACGTAATGATTATAGCAATTGCTTGTATAATGTAACGTTTTTTTACGACTAGCTTGCAACCAATTTTAGCTGCATaagctatctctctctttttaaaCCACACGATAATATGTCCTCGATACTAAACTAACTCCCCCAAActacaaaaccaacaacaataacaaaataaaccattcTACTCGTAAATAGTTCCACAATTTATATAGCCTTATACCAAACTCTTTGCGATTACCTCACGTTTTACTCCCAAATAATACAGCagagtgaatgtgtgtgcgtgtgccagGCCTTGTTTTTAACTATACACCTCACCCAACACCCCCCAACTAACTAACGAAAGCACCACCCATACACcgaaaaagaagaggaagaagaaaacaacacacatatgCCAAAGAAAAGCACGCTCACTTCACTATCCTTCCCCCTAGCTCGCCCAGTTCGTTACGGTTTGTTTATGTGCTTCTTCAATAAAGTGTACATAGATGTATGTACATGCCTGCccttttgttttcaatgtttcaCCATCCTGGCCTACTggtgtccgtccgtccgtctgtCTGTCCGGCTGTCCAATTCCATTTACTACCACCAGTAACGCTCCCTCATGAATCCTGTGTGTTCAAAAtcatatacatacatatgCTGTGTCTGTGCTTTCCTTACATACTATATACCTAGTACTATTTTGTGTTATCTATTTGATGTAATTACTATTGTTGTCATTCTGTGTGTTATTAGATTCCATTTCGATTGTTTCATATATGGCAGTATACCCGTATACCCTTAGCGCACTAGCCCAATTTGCTGGATGAGCTTAATTTTGTATTGCCGATGGCCATTGAAACTTGTTCTTGTAGTAAAACGACACGTCTGTAGTTAAAACGACACGCGATCAATTGGTGCAATATGCCAGGGAAACTACAACACCTCGCTACACAGCAAACGTACTACTATAGACAAAAAGCAGAGCGCTGAAACATCGTCACAGCAAGCCATGCATTGTATAGATTAAAATCCAACAGCTAATGTACTACATACGCATGTTAAAGGAAATATATAGCCCCCACCGACCGGTTGTTTGCcgatttgtatgttttgtagAGCAACAAGCAGCATGGAAAGTTAGCCAGAGTCACAAATATCGGGCCTCCTAATAACTATATCCAACATTTgttaataaatcaatttttcaaGATGTACTAATAAAACACCATTTCACTATCAACAATATATACTATGTCTTCGCactacacacactctcacattATTACGCACCAAATACTATGCAAATGAAAGCGCAGGACCCGCGGTAGCACGTGGTAGCAGCAagacggaatatagaaagagagTATAGCAATGCCCGTTATCATGTGCTTTCAGAACATCGCTTCCGGTTCCTATGTTCTCGCGGAATGATTTCAACATCTGGTCAGTACTGAAGAATTGCATCG contains:
- the LOC120895819 gene encoding uncharacterized protein LOC120895819 isoform X1, with the protein product MIALRCVSRFAFLDGCSLHAQRPPRHAAKGSSTDIGPSVLGYLDTLANNFSEEAKQLVESSNNNKLQPPTATAPPPPAPSPAVAIVHPLQRVAVHVIKHDTTSAGSGGGGMFEGSEHQRTVDGGEYPARSNLFRSAGLPPPSTGELNAGRVKKFSDKFFSLVSPNVQRMVSNTTDVNGTSSSSNGVESSVFLRNHVQSASFSAASSRKPGRQMGTTMPLQVTGHSHKNLPLSKNIAKLTHVNSELMMDHSVDAPIAPARYRQHREAVIRVPGGQEDKEETVVMDGNGNIATEKRRQNAPAEELQNVSALQLKIRSLTVELENGTDPTTTTTTTSTTGPSSSAASPVQAKEIGDPMDSDVVLRGNAANSGITIDNAFVENCVDLVEHRNTVVEACNFYPNLGRTVPPSPDDRRTLAEARAKLLDANSNCKAAIPASPKLNTRIANEQSTSTSTPSLDTSVGNGSQYSSKASLLIPPNTPVLSSRPLSASSICSYSSSTSSSGSEHHLPGGKGSAPGSYQASVESLADHSEPEQHGGNLLLLRHCDATELAPGTGPVIGMTMCERAVREIIDSESSYVKDLGQVIRGYLEDWKERACLKHDQLKVLFSNIQEVYDFNFKLLNRLREAKGDPVTISNCFIDLHAEFCCYTTYCTSYPEAISLLTTLLQATHTNALLVSTQKMLKHTLPLGSYLLKPVQRILKYHLLLDNLRKHCSDQQVALAHELMKKVAHNIDQVKTKLDQARLVKELAGILDGWLGPDLSVLGDLLHEGRLLEHSKPRIVLLFQTMLIIAKPKEDKRLQFRAYIPCKNLMLVEHLPGEPVCFRVIPFDDPKGALQLTARNREEKRIWTQQIKKAMLQHYSDIPTRAMELVLQLGDEDERFTDKQYWKRPANNSPIPEYLERRQQFRRSEMRMRSKKNLLKKDASAAAVPPSVNGLSGPSFRSYSSDLESVPPAVSSSNQRHESPSNEDCKCDAVKRQLQEEIINRPAKDATTTAGSKTSPPPPKPARSRSETRCGPADDEEERLLKSLYERRKLSAPTKRGAKMKESFASIRSYNSTMIPKRISDIRKRRPKTLTSSSTFYTDLEISSETNATTDHETADPSIGDRATSDETVVQTVTTAMEQDCQTAAGRVESSAGGDGSGSMEPKKDCEIISQLILDVEQFNKVLNKPVTKKKSFDASSCSRPTALLSSQRKPEPPSTEPPCDEDDDGGAQDEESKLQTSTVTLSGSDEAEPIYESLLRNVHVPYKYAPPSLARHSLPCGEGGCSSSSNSGTGSCPKLLADDLAIRRTRPESDYVTLAYSELGLLEGIAAEDARSLQVKSSSQHITPQLLRNSDTNISYHRDNNGQQGKESDDDVEKLAMHHHHHQPPTSPSSGGDLSAQGSEKVTVVMKQSFLERQGSLSMKNTAQKSILQRFISLHSTSSSTGGGTMGSEGNLLLHSLQRKLSEPNGSGGAIYKQGSMDLGSRIAHLDYADPKTLFFPPSAPSSASSVTTLSMGGSGPTVNQNVLINRASMQSANGSNGSNDAQQRDSVLASSSSSDSVCDEHAIPDGSSMNTTTTIAYDDDDDERCCFYERTVEECLEHDFRDSAVYSGDDNDRQQQQQRVNGGGIDHQHLYEALTPIASPPRAKQPGEQAASNGGDSGGGQQRNSAAPPPIPAKPAHLGLVKRPTSAVSATTPMSPTNPTATTGTGTNNSRGWVLQQVRRFQ